In a genomic window of Thermoanaerobaculales bacterium:
- a CDS encoding FeoA domain-containing protein: protein MMTLDAVGVRRQARVIMIDGGHGVRSHLNTLGIHVGDWLTVVERAPFHGPVLVEVNGTRIAIGRGIASKVRVDVDGTVTSLVDTANPGRAAPR, encoded by the coding sequence ATGATGACACTCGACGCGGTCGGCGTCCGCCGCCAGGCCAGGGTGATCATGATCGATGGCGGGCACGGCGTCCGGTCGCACCTCAACACGCTGGGGATCCACGTCGGCGACTGGCTGACCGTGGTCGAGCGCGCGCCATTCCACGGCCCGGTTCTGGTGGAGGTCAACGGCACCAGGATCGCGATCGGCCGCGGCATCGCCAGCAAGGTCCGGGTCGATGTCGACGGCACGGTCACCAGCCTCGTGGACACGGCCAACCCTGGGCGGGCGGCGCCCAGATGA